Proteins encoded within one genomic window of Mycolicibacterium aubagnense:
- the murC gene encoding UDP-N-acetylmuramate--L-alanine ligase — translation MTAHELPPELARVHMVGIGGAGMSGIARILLDRGGRVSGSDAKESRGVAALRARGAEIRIGHDASSLDMLPGGPTVVVSTHAAIPKDNPELVEARRRGIPVIMRPVVLAKLMDGYRSVLVTGTHGKTTTTSMVIVALQHSGFDPSFAVGGDLGEAGTNAHHGSGDCFVAEADESDGSLLEYTPDVAVVTNIEADHLDHFGSVEAYTAVFDDFVARLRPGGALVVCADDPGSEALAQRSIERGVRVLRYGMGSAQRTDLEATLLNWQQQGTGGVAAIQLAGEPHRRGMRLSVPGKHMALNALAALLAAREVGADPEAVLDGLTGFEGVRRRFEAVGTAYGVRVFDDYAHHPTEVRATLEALRAVAGTSRSIVVFQPHLYSRTKTFAKEFGQALDRADEVFVLDVYAAREAPMAGVSGASIVEHVSAPVHYVPDFSAVAEQVAAKAGPGDVIVTMGAGDVTLLGREILTALEVKADRAAPGRPTP, via the coding sequence GTGACGGCGCACGAGCTGCCACCCGAGCTGGCTCGGGTGCACATGGTCGGCATCGGGGGCGCCGGCATGTCCGGCATCGCGCGGATCCTGCTGGACCGTGGCGGCCGGGTGTCGGGCTCGGATGCCAAGGAGTCGCGTGGTGTGGCTGCGCTGCGGGCGCGCGGTGCCGAGATCCGGATCGGGCACGACGCGTCGTCCCTGGACATGCTGCCCGGCGGTCCGACCGTCGTCGTCAGCACGCACGCCGCCATCCCCAAGGACAACCCCGAGCTGGTGGAGGCCCGGCGGCGCGGCATCCCGGTGATCATGCGCCCGGTCGTCCTCGCGAAGCTGATGGACGGCTACCGCTCGGTGCTGGTGACCGGTACCCACGGCAAGACCACAACGACCTCGATGGTCATTGTGGCGTTGCAGCACAGTGGTTTTGATCCCTCGTTCGCCGTCGGTGGCGATCTGGGCGAGGCCGGCACCAATGCGCACCACGGCAGTGGTGACTGCTTCGTCGCCGAAGCCGACGAGAGCGATGGTTCGCTGCTCGAATACACGCCCGACGTCGCGGTGGTGACCAACATCGAGGCCGATCACCTGGATCACTTCGGCAGCGTCGAGGCCTACACCGCGGTGTTCGACGACTTCGTGGCCCGGTTGCGTCCCGGCGGTGCGCTCGTGGTGTGTGCCGATGACCCGGGCTCGGAAGCCCTGGCGCAGCGGTCGATCGAGCGTGGGGTCCGCGTGCTGCGGTACGGCATGGGCAGTGCGCAGCGCACGGATCTGGAAGCGACGCTGCTGAACTGGCAGCAGCAGGGCACCGGTGGGGTGGCGGCCATCCAGCTCGCGGGCGAGCCGCACCGCCGCGGTATGCGGCTGTCGGTGCCGGGCAAGCACATGGCACTCAACGCGCTGGCCGCGCTGTTGGCGGCCCGTGAGGTCGGCGCCGATCCCGAGGCCGTCCTCGACGGACTGACCGGTTTCGAAGGCGTGCGTCGCCGTTTCGAGGCCGTCGGAACCGCTTATGGCGTGCGGGTTTTCGACGACTACGCGCACCACCCCACCGAGGTCCGGGCGACTCTGGAAGCGCTGCGGGCCGTGGCCGGCACGTCGCGATCCATCGTGGTGTTCCAGCCCCATTTGTATTCGCGGACAAAGACTTTCGCGAAGGAGTTCGGCCAGGCACTCGACCGCGCGGACGAGGTGTTCGTGCTCGACGTGTACGCCGCACGCGAGGCTCCGATGGCCGGGGTCAGCGGCGCGAGCATCGTCGAACACGTCTCGGCCCCGGTGCATTACGTGCCGGACTTCTCGGCGGTCGCCGAGCAGGTGGCGGCCAAGGCCGGTCCCGGTGACGTCATCGTCACCATGGGCGCCGGCGACGTCACCCTGTTGGGGCGCGAAATCTTGACCGCACTGGAGGTCAAGGCCGACCGCGCCGCTCCGGGACGGCCCACGCCGTGA
- a CDS encoding cell division protein SepF gives MSTLHKVKAYFGMAPMDDYDDEYYDDEERPARAYAAPRRPREERFEDDDYGRGEPRGYDDRVGREYGREMESASMGYRGGYDEMPARGPREFERPRFNTLRGATRGAVAMEPRRMAELFEAGSALAKITTLRPKDYSEARTIGERFRDGTPVIMDLVSMDNADAKRLVDFAAGLAFALRGSFDKVATKVFLLSPADVDVSAEERRRIAEAGFYSYQ, from the coding sequence ATGAGCACACTGCACAAGGTCAAGGCCTACTTCGGTATGGCGCCGATGGACGACTATGACGACGAGTACTACGACGACGAAGAACGCCCGGCGCGCGCTTACGCGGCCCCACGTCGGCCCCGTGAGGAGCGCTTCGAAGACGACGATTACGGCCGTGGTGAGCCGCGCGGCTACGACGACCGCGTGGGCCGCGAATACGGCCGCGAAATGGAAAGCGCCTCAATGGGTTACCGCGGTGGCTACGACGAGATGCCGGCCCGCGGCCCGCGCGAGTTCGAGCGTCCGCGCTTCAACACCCTGCGTGGTGCGACCCGTGGCGCTGTTGCCATGGAGCCCCGCCGCATGGCCGAACTGTTCGAGGCCGGCAGTGCGCTGGCCAAGATCACGACGCTGCGGCCCAAGGACTACAGCGAGGCCCGCACCATCGGTGAGCGTTTCCGCGACGGCACCCCGGTGATCATGGACCTGGTGTCGATGGACAACGCCGACGCCAAGCGCCTGGTCGACTTCGCCGCCGGCCTGGCCTTCGCGCTTCGCGGCTCGTTCGACAAGGTCGCCACCAAGGTCTTCCTGTTGTCGCCGGCCGATGTCGACGTCAGTGCCGAAGAGCGTCGTCGGATTGCCGAGGCGGGCTTCTACAGCTACCAGTAA
- a CDS encoding YggS family pyridoxal phosphate enzyme, protein MTSAPREAELAASLARIQARIDAAAAAAGRDRADIEFLPVTKFFPATDVVALYGLGCRAFGESREQEATAKIAKVTEALAALSNKKLITSPGELLDSSSNIESNNTIRWHMIGRIQRNKARAVASWAAVAHSVDTAPLIAALSRGAVEALDQGRRSEPLQVYIQVSLDGDPARGGVPVDRPDLVDELCAAAHTAPGLGLAGLMAIPPLASDAEAEFARLQAELLRVQTQYPHRLGLSAGMSDDLEVAVRHGSTCVRVGTALMGPRPLTSP, encoded by the coding sequence ATGACCAGCGCGCCGCGCGAGGCCGAACTGGCCGCGTCGCTGGCCCGGATTCAGGCGCGAATCGACGCCGCGGCGGCAGCTGCCGGCCGGGATCGGGCCGACATTGAATTTCTTCCGGTGACCAAATTCTTTCCGGCGACTGATGTTGTTGCGCTGTATGGATTGGGGTGCCGGGCATTCGGCGAATCGCGGGAGCAGGAAGCCACAGCAAAGATCGCCAAAGTCACCGAAGCCTTGGCCGCGCTGTCGAACAAGAAATTGATCACATCGCCGGGCGAATTGTTGGATTCGTCATCGAACATAGAGTCGAACAATACAATTCGGTGGCACATGATCGGCCGAATTCAACGCAACAAAGCGCGGGCCGTGGCGAGTTGGGCGGCCGTGGCGCATTCGGTGGACACGGCGCCGTTGATCGCGGCGCTCTCCCGCGGTGCGGTCGAGGCGCTGGACCAAGGCCGCAGGTCGGAGCCGTTGCAGGTCTACATCCAAGTCAGCCTCGACGGGGACCCGGCCCGCGGCGGGGTGCCGGTGGACCGCCCCGACCTGGTCGATGAGTTGTGCGCCGCCGCGCACACCGCTCCGGGCCTGGGGTTGGCGGGCTTGATGGCGATCCCGCCGCTGGCCAGTGACGCCGAGGCGGAGTTTGCGCGACTGCAGGCTGAATTGCTCAGAGTCCAAACGCAATACCCGCACCGACTGGGGCTGTCCGCGGGCATGTCAGATGACCTGGAAGTTGCGGTGCGACACGGGTCAACGTGTGTGCGTGTCGGTACCGCGCTAATGGGACCGCGTCCTCTAACGTCACCATGA
- a CDS encoding cell division protein FtsQ/DivIB codes for MTVEDGSGEPDPVVTQDNTTEDVAPEATEPDPAAAEPAAEEGAPDAASVDPASVDPASPDYEGPRRRARREREERRIALERARALEQARQEARRRAAGLSEQPKAPTRGVIRGLKLLLWSAVTAVLAVTLGLVLYFTPIMAVRHTVVAGVATLTEAEVTAAAAVKPDTPLLQVNTDAVAERVATIRRVASARVQREYPSTLRITVVERVPVAAKEYPDGPHLFDRDGVDFATEPPPQGVPYLDADNPGPKDPATLAALEVLLSLRPEVFSQVARVGAPSVAGVTLTLNDGREVIWGTTDRTDEKALKLGALLTQPGHTYDVSSPDLPTVK; via the coding sequence GTGACCGTGGAGGATGGCTCGGGGGAGCCGGATCCGGTTGTGACGCAGGACAACACGACCGAAGACGTCGCACCTGAGGCGACCGAGCCGGACCCCGCGGCAGCAGAACCCGCAGCCGAGGAGGGCGCGCCGGACGCCGCATCGGTTGATCCCGCGTCGGTCGATCCCGCGTCACCGGACTACGAAGGGCCACGTCGCCGCGCCCGGCGTGAACGCGAGGAACGGCGGATCGCGCTGGAACGGGCCCGGGCCTTGGAGCAGGCGCGCCAGGAGGCCCGGCGCCGGGCGGCCGGCCTCTCGGAGCAGCCCAAGGCGCCCACGCGGGGCGTCATCCGCGGCCTGAAGCTGCTGTTGTGGTCGGCGGTGACGGCCGTCCTCGCCGTCACGTTGGGCCTGGTGCTGTACTTCACGCCGATCATGGCCGTCCGGCACACGGTGGTCGCCGGGGTGGCGACCCTGACCGAGGCCGAGGTGACGGCGGCGGCCGCGGTCAAACCGGACACGCCGCTGCTTCAGGTCAACACCGATGCGGTGGCCGAACGGGTCGCCACCATCCGGCGCGTGGCCAGCGCCCGCGTGCAGCGGGAGTACCCGTCCACGCTGCGCATCACGGTGGTGGAGCGGGTTCCGGTGGCGGCCAAGGAGTACCCGGACGGTCCACACCTGTTCGACCGGGACGGGGTGGATTTCGCGACCGAACCGCCGCCGCAAGGGGTGCCGTACCTCGACGCCGACAATCCCGGGCCGAAGGATCCCGCGACGCTGGCCGCGCTCGAGGTGCTGTTGTCGCTGCGTCCCGAGGTGTTCAGCCAGGTGGCGCGCGTCGGGGCGCCGTCGGTCGCCGGCGTGACCCTGACCCTGAACGACGGCCGTGAGGTCATCTGGGGGACCACCGACCGCACCGACGAGAAGGCGCTGAAGCTGGGCGCACTACTGACCCAGCCGGGGCACACCTATGACGTGTCCAGTCCTGACCTGCCGACTGTGAAGTAG
- the wag31 gene encoding DivIVA-like cell division protein Wag31, with the protein MPLTPADVHNVAFSKPPIGKRGYNEDEVDAFLDLVETELTRLIEENSDLRQRVAELDAELQSARTGQPVAAPVFTKPEPEPVAAPIAAPAPVAAPVAAPVGEDHHVRAAKVLSLAQDTADRLTGSAKAEADKTLADARAQADALVSEAKHTAETTVADAKARAEAMLSDAQTRSEAQLRQAQDKADALQADAERKHTEIMGNINQQRTVLEGRLEQLRTFEREYRTRLKTYLESQLEELGQRGSAAPADSSAGGEGAGFGQFNRGNS; encoded by the coding sequence ATGCCGCTAACTCCGGCTGACGTCCACAACGTCGCATTCAGCAAGCCGCCGATTGGCAAGCGCGGTTATAACGAGGATGAGGTCGATGCGTTCCTCGATCTCGTCGAGACCGAGCTGACCCGGCTGATCGAAGAGAACAGCGATCTGCGGCAGCGGGTCGCCGAGCTCGACGCCGAGCTCCAGTCCGCGCGCACCGGCCAGCCGGTGGCGGCTCCCGTCTTCACCAAGCCGGAGCCCGAGCCTGTCGCGGCCCCCATCGCGGCGCCCGCCCCGGTGGCCGCTCCCGTGGCCGCACCGGTCGGCGAGGACCACCACGTCCGCGCGGCCAAGGTGCTGAGCCTGGCCCAGGACACCGCCGACCGCCTCACCGGCTCGGCCAAGGCCGAGGCCGACAAGACCCTCGCCGACGCCCGCGCGCAGGCCGATGCCCTCGTCAGCGAGGCGAAGCACACCGCAGAGACCACGGTCGCCGACGCCAAGGCGCGCGCCGAGGCCATGCTCTCCGACGCGCAGACCCGGTCGGAAGCCCAGCTGCGTCAGGCCCAGGACAAGGCCGACGCCCTGCAGGCCGATGCCGAGCGCAAGCACACCGAGATCATGGGCAACATCAACCAGCAGCGCACCGTGCTGGAAGGCCGCCTCGAGCAGCTGCGCACCTTCGAGCGCGAGTACCGCACCCGCCTCAAGACCTACCTGGAGTCCCAGCTCGAAGAGCTCGGCCAGCGCGGCTCGGCTGCGCCGGCGGACTCGTCGGCCGGCGGCGAAGGTGCTGGCTTCGGCCAGTTCAACCGGGGCAACAGCTGA
- the murG gene encoding undecaprenyldiphospho-muramoylpentapeptide beta-N-acetylglucosaminyltransferase, protein MSVVLAGGGTAGHIEPAMAVADALVALWPDVRITALGTARGLETRLVPERGYDLRLITPVPLPRKPSADLARLPLRIRAAVRETRDILDSVQADVVVGFGGYVSLPAYLAARGGGLRRRRTVPVVVHEANASAGWANKVGARSARRVLAAVPDSGLRRAEVVGIPVRESITSLDRAALRVEARKFFGFAPDARVLLVFGGSQGAQSLNRAVSGAAKNLAAQGVSVLHAYGRKNTLELPEPAPGTPPYVGVPYLDRMDLAYAAADLAICRSGAMTVAEVSAVGLPAVYVPLPIGNGEQRLNALPVVDAGGGLLVDDAELTPDYVTERIGTLMGDTAALDQMTTAASLAGHRDAARRVAQIALEVAGVASESGLR, encoded by the coding sequence ATCTCGGTGGTTCTGGCCGGAGGCGGTACCGCAGGTCACATAGAGCCCGCGATGGCGGTCGCCGACGCCTTGGTGGCGCTGTGGCCCGACGTCCGGATCACTGCCCTCGGCACGGCCCGTGGGCTGGAAACCCGCCTGGTCCCCGAGCGTGGCTATGACCTCCGGCTGATCACGCCGGTTCCGTTGCCGCGCAAGCCTTCTGCTGATCTGGCCCGGCTGCCCCTGCGGATCCGCGCCGCGGTCCGCGAGACACGTGACATCCTCGACTCGGTCCAGGCCGACGTCGTCGTGGGCTTCGGTGGCTACGTCTCGCTGCCCGCCTACCTCGCGGCTCGCGGCGGCGGACTGCGCCGCCGCCGCACGGTTCCGGTGGTGGTGCACGAGGCCAACGCCAGCGCCGGCTGGGCAAACAAGGTCGGCGCCCGTTCGGCGCGCCGGGTGCTGGCCGCGGTGCCGGATTCAGGTCTCAGGCGCGCCGAGGTCGTCGGCATCCCGGTGCGGGAGTCGATCACCTCACTGGACCGGGCCGCGCTGCGCGTGGAAGCGCGGAAATTCTTCGGTTTCGCCCCCGACGCTCGCGTGCTGCTGGTGTTCGGGGGCTCCCAAGGCGCGCAGTCGCTGAACCGGGCCGTCTCCGGCGCGGCCAAGAACCTCGCCGCACAAGGCGTTTCGGTCCTGCACGCGTACGGTCGCAAGAACACCTTGGAGTTGCCGGAGCCGGCACCGGGCACCCCGCCGTATGTCGGTGTGCCGTACCTCGATCGCATGGATTTGGCCTATGCCGCAGCGGATCTGGCGATCTGCCGGTCCGGGGCCATGACTGTCGCCGAGGTCAGTGCGGTCGGTCTGCCCGCGGTCTACGTACCGCTGCCGATCGGCAACGGCGAGCAACGACTCAATGCACTTCCGGTGGTCGACGCCGGCGGCGGCCTGTTGGTCGACGACGCCGAGCTGACACCGGACTACGTCACCGAACGGATCGGAACATTGATGGGCGACACCGCCGCGCTGGATCAGATGACGACGGCGGCTTCACTGGCCGGCCACCGCGACGCGGCCCGGCGGGTGGCGCAGATCGCCTTGGAAGTTGCCGGCGTGGCATCCGAATCGGGGCTGCGGTGA
- the pgeF gene encoding peptidoglycan editing factor PgeF, which yields MTFRIRRVTTTRAGGVSKAPFDTFNLGDHVGDDPKAVSANRTRLAEAIGHGPLVWMNQVHGDHVEVVEGPGTGAGGAYDNTDALVTATPRLPLAVITADCVPVLLGDAHAGVVAAVHAGRVGAAGGVVLRTVEAMQKLGAQVADISVLLGPAVSGRNYEVPYEMADDVEAVLPGSITTTARGTVGLDLRAGIATQLAGLGIKAIDVDPRCTVDDPNLFSHRRGAPTGRLASVVWME from the coding sequence ATGACGTTCCGTATCCGCAGAGTGACTACTACGCGTGCGGGCGGGGTCTCGAAGGCCCCGTTCGACACGTTCAACCTGGGTGACCATGTCGGCGACGATCCAAAGGCCGTCTCGGCCAACCGGACTCGGCTGGCCGAGGCCATCGGGCACGGCCCGCTGGTATGGATGAACCAGGTACATGGTGACCATGTCGAAGTTGTCGAGGGCCCTGGAACTGGAGCCGGGGGAGCCTACGACAACACCGACGCTCTGGTCACCGCGACGCCGCGGCTGCCGCTCGCGGTGATCACCGCCGACTGTGTGCCGGTGCTGTTGGGTGATGCGCACGCGGGTGTGGTGGCTGCCGTGCATGCCGGGCGGGTCGGTGCGGCGGGTGGCGTGGTGCTACGGACGGTCGAGGCCATGCAGAAGCTCGGCGCGCAGGTCGCTGACATCTCCGTGCTGCTCGGCCCCGCGGTCAGCGGACGCAACTATGAGGTGCCTTACGAGATGGCCGACGACGTGGAGGCCGTGCTGCCCGGCAGCATCACCACCACCGCCCGCGGCACCGTGGGTCTGGACCTGCGAGCCGGCATCGCCACGCAATTGGCGGGGTTGGGCATCAAAGCCATCGACGTCGACCCCCGCTGTACGGTCGACGACCCGAACCTGTTCAGTCACCGACGTGGCGCCCCGACCGGGCGGCTGGCGTCGGTGGTGTGGATGGAATGA
- a CDS encoding YggT family protein: MTLFFDILGFALFVFWLLLIARVVVEFIRGFSREWQPRGLTVVILEGIMTVTDPPVKLLRRLIPPLTIGPVRVDLSIVVLLMVVFVGMRLSFDQVGA, encoded by the coding sequence TTGACCCTGTTCTTCGACATCCTGGGTTTTGCGCTGTTCGTGTTCTGGCTGCTGTTGATCGCCCGCGTGGTGGTGGAGTTCATCCGCGGATTCAGCCGGGAGTGGCAGCCCAGGGGGCTGACGGTGGTGATCCTCGAGGGGATCATGACGGTGACCGATCCTCCGGTGAAGCTGTTGCGGCGCTTGATCCCCCCGCTCACCATCGGGCCGGTCCGGGTCGATCTGTCCATCGTGGTGCTGCTGATGGTGGTGTTCGTCGGCATGCGGTTGTCTTTCGATCAGGTCGGGGCCTGA
- the ftsZ gene encoding cell division protein FtsZ has translation MTPPHNYLAVIKVIGVGGGGVNAVNRMIEQGLRGVEFIAINTDAQALLLSEADVKLDVGRDSTRGLGAGADPEVGRKAAEDAKDEIEELLRGADMVFVTAGEGGGTGTGGAPVVASIARKLGALTVGVVTRPFSFEGKRRSNQAETGIQALRESCDTLIVIPNDRLLQMGDAAVSLMDAFRSADEVLLNGVQGITDLITTPGLINVDFADVKGVMSSAGTALMGIGSARGDGRALKAAEIAINSPLLEASMDGAQGVLMSVAGGSDLGLFEINEAASLVQDAAHPEANIIFGTVIDDSLGDEVRVTVIAAGFDTAGQSRKPVTSAVPGAATAPAAGGAHRAQTFSTASAGKLGAFGTDPGSVPAATNGVTVSVGGRGDDDDDVDVPPFMKH, from the coding sequence ATGACACCCCCGCATAACTACCTCGCCGTCATCAAGGTGATCGGCGTCGGCGGCGGCGGCGTCAACGCCGTCAACCGCATGATCGAACAGGGCCTTCGTGGCGTCGAGTTCATCGCGATCAACACCGACGCCCAGGCGCTGCTGCTGAGCGAGGCCGACGTCAAGCTGGACGTCGGCCGCGACTCGACCCGTGGCCTGGGTGCCGGCGCCGACCCCGAGGTCGGCCGCAAGGCTGCCGAAGACGCCAAGGACGAGATCGAGGAGCTGCTGCGCGGCGCCGACATGGTGTTCGTCACCGCAGGTGAGGGTGGTGGCACCGGTACCGGTGGTGCGCCCGTCGTCGCCTCCATCGCGCGGAAGCTCGGCGCGCTGACCGTCGGTGTGGTGACCCGCCCGTTCTCCTTCGAGGGCAAGCGCCGCTCGAACCAGGCCGAAACGGGTATCCAGGCACTTCGCGAGAGCTGCGACACCCTGATCGTCATCCCCAACGACCGCCTGCTGCAGATGGGCGATGCCGCCGTCTCCCTGATGGACGCGTTCCGCAGCGCCGACGAGGTGCTGCTCAACGGTGTTCAGGGCATCACCGACCTGATCACGACCCCAGGTCTGATCAACGTCGACTTCGCCGACGTCAAGGGTGTCATGAGCAGCGCCGGCACGGCGTTGATGGGCATCGGCTCGGCCCGCGGCGATGGTCGCGCGCTCAAGGCCGCCGAGATCGCCATCAACTCTCCGCTGCTCGAGGCCTCGATGGACGGCGCCCAGGGCGTGCTGATGTCGGTCGCCGGTGGCAGTGACCTGGGCCTGTTCGAGATCAACGAGGCCGCGTCGCTGGTGCAGGACGCCGCTCACCCCGAAGCCAACATCATCTTCGGAACCGTCATCGACGATTCGCTGGGTGACGAGGTGCGAGTCACGGTCATCGCGGCCGGGTTCGACACCGCCGGGCAGAGCCGCAAGCCGGTCACCTCGGCGGTGCCCGGTGCCGCAACGGCGCCGGCCGCGGGTGGTGCCCACCGGGCTCAGACGTTCTCGACCGCCAGCGCGGGCAAGCTCGGTGCCTTCGGGACCGACCCCGGCAGCGTGCCGGCGGCCACCAATGGTGTGACGGTGAGTGTGGGCGGCCGTGGCGACGACGACGACGATGTCGACGTGCCGCCGTTCATGAAGCACTGA